From the genome of Pantanalinema sp.:
GGCCGCCTCGGCGACCTCCGAGCGCCTCGCGGGCCTGGGAATCCGGGTCCACGTCGGCCACCACGCCGACAACGTCGAGGGCGCCGAGGTGGTGGTGGTCTCGACCGCGGTGGGCGACGCCAACCCCGAGCTCTGCGCGGCCCGTTCGCTGGGCCTGAGCATCCGGCACCGCTCCGAGCTGCTCGCCGACCTCATGGCCAGCCACCGCACCGTCGCGGTGGCGGGCACCCACGGCAAGACCACCACGACCGGCATGGTCGCCTCGATCCTGCTCGGAGCCGAGCTCGACCCCACGGTCCTGGTCGGCGGCCACCTCCCTGCCATCGGCGGCACGGCCCGCACCGGCCATGGCCCCTTCCTCGTGGCCGAGGCCGACGAGTCCGACAAGTCGATCAGCCGGCTCAGCGCCGAGATCGCCATCCTGACCAACCTCGAGGGTGATCACCTCGAGCACTACTCGGGCCTCGACGAGATCTACGAGGTCATGGTCGGCTTCCTCAACCGCCTGCCCGCGGGCTCGAGCGTGGTGGCCTGCGTCGACGACCCCGGGGTGCGCGCCGTCCTGCCGCGCCTGACGGGCACCGTCCACACCTACGGCTTCTCCGAGGACGCCATGCACCGCATCGAGGGCGAGGTCCTCGAGGGCACCGGCGCGACATTCGCCCTCGATTCGGTGCCCTACCGGGTGAAGGTGCCGGGGCGCCACAACGTCCTCAACGCGGCGGGCGCCATCGTGGCCTCCACCCTCCTGGGCGTGACCCCCGACGCCATCCGGCCGGGGCTCGAGGCCTTCGACGGCGTGGGGCGCCGCTTCCAGACCAAGGGCACCTCGGACGGCGTGACCGTGGTGGACGACTACGCCCACCACCCCTCCGAGATCCGGGCGACCCTCGGGGCCGCTGCCCTGCTCGGTCGCCGCACCTGGGTCGTCTTCCAGCCCCACCGCTACACCCGAACGGCGGCGCTCTTCGAGGACTTCGCCCGCGCCTTCGAGGGCGCGCACGGGGTCGTGGTCATGGACGTCTACGGCGCGGGAGAGGCCCCGAACGGCATTACCAGCGACAAGCTGGTCGCCCGGATGCAGGCCGAGGCGCTCAGCGCGGGGGTCCGGCACTGCCCCGACCACGCCTCGGCCGTCGAGGCCCTCGTCCCGATGCTCGCGCCGGGGGACCTGGTCCTGCTGATGGGGGCGGGCAACGTGTACCAGCTCGCCGAGCCCCTGCTGAGCGCCCTGGCCGAGCGCCAGCCCCTGACCCCGCCCGTGAGCCCGGCCTAGCCCATGATGACCTCGCTGGCCATTCGCGAGAACGTTCCGCTCGCCCCGTTCACCTCGTGGCGGGTCGGCGGCCCCGCGCGCTACTTCTTCGAGCCCGACTCGGTGGGTGCCCTAAGCGAGGCGCTCGATTGGGCGCACGCCAAGGGCCATGCGGTCTTCGTCCTGGGCAAGGGCAGCAACTTGCTGATCGCCGACGAGGGCTTCGACGGCCTGGTGATCCGCCTGGGCGGCGGCATGGGGGCGGTCTCGGTCGAGGACGATAAGGTCCGGGCCCAGGCCGGCTGCGCCACCAGCGCCCTGGTCCGGGCCGCCGCCGAGCACGACCGCGGCGGCTTCGAGTTCCTCACGACCATCCCGGGCACGGTGGGCGGGGTGGTCTTCATGAACGGTGGGGCCCACGGGGCGTGCGTCGCGGATTTCCTGGTCGAGGCCACGGTCCTTGCTCCCGACGGCACGATCCGCGTGCTCTCCAACGCCCAGATGGGCTATTCCTACCGCCACTCGCTGCTGCAGGACGAGGGCGGGTTGGTCCTCGAGGCGGTGCTCAGGACCGAGCCCAAGCCCAAGGCCGAGATCCAGCAGGCGGTCTCGGAGCTGGCAAAGTGGCGCCGCGCTCGTCAGCCCCAGGGCCTCTCGGCCGGCTCGGTCTTCACCAACCCCCCCGGCACCTCCGCCGGGCGCCTCATCGAGGAGGCGGGCTGCAAGGGCCTCACGGTCGGCCGCGCCCAGGTCTCCGAGGTGCACGCCAACTTCATCGTCAACCTGGGCGGGGCCAAGGCCAGCGACCTGCTCTCGCTCATCGCCCAGGTGCAGGAGCGGGTCCACGCCAAGCACGCTCTCTGGCTCCACCCCGAGGTGCGCGGCGTCGGCTGCACGGTCGGGCGCTCGGGGGAGAGAGCTTGAGCGATCGCTCCCCCTTCTCGGGCCGCGGGCCGTGGGGCTTCATCCAGGCCTTCGTCCTGGGCGGGGCGCTGCTTGCCCTGTGGCGGATGCCCCAGTGGCTGTGGACCGGCGAGGTCCGGATCGAGGGGGCCAGGCGAATCGATCCCCAGTACGCGCGCCGCGTGGCGCTGGGGGACAAGGGCCTGCCTCTTTTCAGGATAGACCCCCAGCTGATCCGCGCGCGCCTGATGGAGCTAGAGGCGGTCGAGGACGTGAAGGTCCGCCGCTGGCTCTTCCCCGCCCGGGTCGAGATCGTCCTCCAGGAGCGGGTGCCGGTCGTGCGGGTCGAGGGGAAGGCGCTGCCGACCTACCTGGACTCGGCGGGCACCACCTTCACCCTGCCGCCCGGCGCCAAGCCCGAGAAGGCGGTCGCCCTGGGCGTCCAGGTCGCGAGTTCGTCCCTGGTCCCTTCGGAGCGAGCGGCCCTGCGCCACCTGCTGGACACCTGGCCCAAGGGCAGCACCGGGGTCGTGGACATGCGCGATCCCGCCTCGTGGTCGGCGAGGATCGACGGGGTCCAGGTCCTGTTGGGCACCTCCGAGGCCCTGGACGAGAAATTCCGCGTGTTCGAGCACCTCATGCCCCTAGCGCGCCGGGGGGGGAAGAGGCTAGAATATATCGACCTTCGATTCCCTGAGGCGCCCACCATCCGAGCCTTCGAGGCCACCCATTAGCATGAAGAACAACTGGCAGTTGCCCGTCGCCCTCGTATCGGTGGTCATGGGATTCCTGCTCTCCACCCAGATCAAGAACCAGCGCGACTACCGCGAGGCGCCGCCCAGCCGGCGCGCCGAGGACCTGGTGGTCATGCTCCGCAACGCCGAGTCGGCCAAGGCCGACCTCGAGAAGGAGCTCAAGGGCCTTCGCGCCGAGCGCGAGGGGGTGGGCCCGAGTCCCCGGGCCGCGGCGGGCGAGCTCGCGGCCGGCATGGTCGCCCTCGAGGGCCAGGGCCTGGAGGTCAGCGTCTCGGATTCGGCCAAGCCCCTCCAGAAGGGCGAGGATCCGAACATCGCCATCGTCCACAACGACGATCTGCTGCGCCTGGTGAACGAGCTGCGCGCCGGCGGGGCCGAGGCGGTCTCGATCAACGACCAGCGCCTGGTGGACACCAGCGAGATCACCTGCGCCGGCTCCACCATCCTGGTCAACCAGTCGCGCATCACGCCGCCCTTTGTCATCAAAGCGATCGGAAATCCT
Proteins encoded in this window:
- the murC gene encoding UDP-N-acetylmuramate--L-alanine ligase codes for the protein MKISPAHHFIGIGGVGMSAIAQILHERGGRVSGSDQAASATSERLAGLGIRVHVGHHADNVEGAEVVVVSTAVGDANPELCAARSLGLSIRHRSELLADLMASHRTVAVAGTHGKTTTTGMVASILLGAELDPTVLVGGHLPAIGGTARTGHGPFLVAEADESDKSISRLSAEIAILTNLEGDHLEHYSGLDEIYEVMVGFLNRLPAGSSVVACVDDPGVRAVLPRLTGTVHTYGFSEDAMHRIEGEVLEGTGATFALDSVPYRVKVPGRHNVLNAAGAIVASTLLGVTPDAIRPGLEAFDGVGRRFQTKGTSDGVTVVDDYAHHPSEIRATLGAAALLGRRTWVVFQPHRYTRTAALFEDFARAFEGAHGVVVMDVYGAGEAPNGITSDKLVARMQAEALSAGVRHCPDHASAVEALVPMLAPGDLVLLMGAGNVYQLAEPLLSALAERQPLTPPVSPA
- the murB gene encoding UDP-N-acetylmuramate dehydrogenase, with protein sequence MMTSLAIRENVPLAPFTSWRVGGPARYFFEPDSVGALSEALDWAHAKGHAVFVLGKGSNLLIADEGFDGLVIRLGGGMGAVSVEDDKVRAQAGCATSALVRAAAEHDRGGFEFLTTIPGTVGGVVFMNGGAHGACVADFLVEATVLAPDGTIRVLSNAQMGYSYRHSLLQDEGGLVLEAVLRTEPKPKAEIQQAVSELAKWRRARQPQGLSAGSVFTNPPGTSAGRLIEEAGCKGLTVGRAQVSEVHANFIVNLGGAKASDLLSLIAQVQERVHAKHALWLHPEVRGVGCTVGRSGERA
- a CDS encoding FtsQ-type POTRA domain-containing protein; this translates as MSDRSPFSGRGPWGFIQAFVLGGALLALWRMPQWLWTGEVRIEGARRIDPQYARRVALGDKGLPLFRIDPQLIRARLMELEAVEDVKVRRWLFPARVEIVLQERVPVVRVEGKALPTYLDSAGTTFTLPPGAKPEKAVALGVQVASSSLVPSERAALRHLLDTWPKGSTGVVDMRDPASWSARIDGVQVLLGTSEALDEKFRVFEHLMPLARRGGKRLEYIDLRFPEAPTIRAFEATH
- a CDS encoding DUF881 domain-containing protein — translated: MKNNWQLPVALVSVVMGFLLSTQIKNQRDYREAPPSRRAEDLVVMLRNAESAKADLEKELKGLRAEREGVGPSPRAAAGELAAGMVALEGQGLEVSVSDSAKPLQKGEDPNIAIVHNDDLLRLVNELRAGGAEAVSINDQRLVDTSEITCAGSTILVNQSRITPPFVIKAIGNPDTMSAALGLRGGIIEYLQFYGIQVSISKKSEVLIPMYSGGSHYRYAKPVPAREVQS